In Rissa tridactyla isolate bRisTri1 chromosome 22, bRisTri1.patW.cur.20221130, whole genome shotgun sequence, a single genomic region encodes these proteins:
- the JAK3 gene encoding tyrosine-protein kinase JAK3 isoform X2 produces MAPLGEDTPLIGERSCSLSSTETGTLQVYLYHQAPNARSPPGTAAGFLTFSFGEYTAEELCVCAAKACGVLPVCHPLFALATEDLSCWFPPNHLFTVDESRSQVVVYRIRFFFPNWCGLGQSHRFQLLNDRASPVLDYPVIDYLFAQSRSDFIGGRVAVALSLPTQEECLSLAVLDMLRIAKEKRQSPDEVFSHVSYKSCIPEPLRCQIQQHSFLTRKRIRRRFSKSLRKIGGCQTDGRYLKLKYLLDLERLQRRWAEESFHVRSPGSAAAIAIHVAGESGVSWSCVGSESRQHFCDFPDIADISIKQASREGSPVENRVVTLTKTDNRVLEVEFPTLREARSFVALIDGYYRLTADAHHYFCKEVAPPRLLEDVENQCHGPISSEFAVNKLKVAGSRPGLYLLRRSPQDFDSYLLTVCAETRSGQDYKRCLIRRDEDGNFWLSGVARRFCSLRELLGTYGRRGLQAEGARMRLAACCPPLPKDKSNLLIVRSGCPRPPGSPAAPRRSLNQMTFHKIDPQSLTRGESLGQGSFTQIYKGVKRDQEEDGYYQTEVVLKVMDGSHRNCSESFLEAASIMSQLSHKHLVLLHGVSLGKDSIMVQEYVRYGPLDLYLKKNQGEGKVTTSWKLQVAKQLAYALNYLDKKITHGNVSAKKVLLTREGDAASGSPPFIKLNDPGVSVSVLAKEMLVERIPWVAPECLSDPKSLALPADKWSFGATLWEIFSGGNMPVSLLEPQKKLDFYRSSLQLPAPKWTELATLIAQCMDYQPGRRPCFRALIRDLNSLITSDYELLSDLSPTDVTLRDSFWGYEPLATCQDPTHFEERHLKYISLLGKGNFGSVELCRYDPLGDSTGELVAVKKLQQDSAKELRDFEREIHILHSLQHDFIVQYRGVCYSRGRRGLRLVMEYLPNGCLRDYLQKNQPRLDHRTLLLYAWQICKGMEYLGSQRCVHRDLASRNILVESETHVKIGDFGLAKLLPQDKDYYVVREPGQSPVFWYAPESLADNIFSRASDVWSFGVLLYELFTYSNKSKSPSEEFLRMMGTEKMTQIICHLLELLKDNRRLPAPFGCPVEVYMLMLSCWVFSPGARPTFGELAPKIEALRDSRSKARG; encoded by the exons ATGGCCCCCCTGGGCGAGGACACCCCGCTGATCGGGGAGCgctcctgcagcctctcctccaCCGAGACCGGCACCCTCCAGGTGTACCTGTACCACCAGGCCCcgaacgcccgcagcccccccggcaccgccgccggcTTCCTCACCTTCAGTTTCGGCGAGTACACGGCTGAGGAGCTGTGCGTCTGCGCCGCCAAAGCCTGCG GCGTGCTGCCCGTCTGCCACCCGCTCTTCGCCCTGGCCACCGAGGATCTCAGCTGCTGGTTCCCCCCCAACCACCTCTTCACCGTCGATGAGTCCCGCAGCCAGGTCGTGGTGTACAGGATCAG GTTCTTCTTCCCCAACTGGTGCGGGCTGGGACAGTCCCACCGCTTCCAGCTGCTGAACGACCGGGCCAGCCCCGTCCTGGACTACCCCGTCATCGATTACCTTTTTGCCCAG TCCCGCAGCGATTTCATCGGGGGGCGCGTGGCGGTGGCGCTGAGCCTGCCCACGCAGGAGGAGTGCCTGAGCCTGGCCGTGCTGGACATGCTGCGCATCGCCAAGGAGAAGCGGCAGAGCCCAGATGAGGTCTTCAGCCACGtcag ctaCAAATCCTGCATCCCCGAGCCGCTGCGGTGCCAGATCCAGCAGCACAGCTTCCTCACCCGCAAGCGCATCCGCCGCCGCTTCAGCAAATCCCTGCGGAAGATCGGGGGCTGCCAGACAGACGGACGCTACCTGAAGCTCAAGTACCTGCTGGACCTGGAGCGGCTGCAGCGGCGCTGGGCGGAGGAGAGCTTCCACGTGCGCtcgccgggctccgccgccgccatcgccatCCACGTGGCCGGCGAGAGCGGCGTCTCCTGGAGCTGCGTCGGCTCCGAG AGCCGCCAGCACTTCTGCGACTTCCCCGACATCGCCGACATCAGCATCAAGCAGGCGAGCCGGGAGGGCAGCCCCGTGGAGAACCGCGTCGTCACCCTCACCAAGACGGACAACAGGGTGCTG GAGGTGGAGTTCCCCACGCTGCGGGAAGCCCGCTCCTTCGTGGCTCTCATCGACGGCTACTACCGCCTGACGGCAGATGCCCACCATTACTTCTGCAAGGAGGtggcccccccccggctcctggaGGACGTGGAGAACCAGTGCCACGGGCCCATCAG CTCTGAGTTTGCGGTGAACAAGCTGAAGGTGGCGGGGAGCCGGCCGGGGCTGTACCTGCTGCGCCGCAGCCCGCAGGACTTCGACAGCTACCTGCTGACCGTCTGCGCCGAG ACCCGCTCCGGCCAGGATTACAAGCGCTGCCTGATCCGCAGGGACGAGGATGGGAACTTCTGGCTCTCGGGGGTGGCCCGGCGGTTCTGCAGCctgcgggagctgctgggcaCCTACGGGCGCCgcgggctgcaggcagagggtgcCCGCATGCGCCTGGCTGCCTGCTGCCCGCCCCTGCCCAAAG ataaGTCCAACCTGCTGATCGTGCGGAgcggctgcccccggccccccggctcccccgccgccccccgccgcagccTCAACCAGATGACGTTCCACAAGATCGACCCCCAGAGCCTCACGCGG GGCGagagcctgggccagggctcctTCACCCAGATCTACAAGGGCGTCAAGCGGGACCAGGAGGAGGACGGGTACTACCAGACCGAGGTGGTGCTCAAGGTCATGGACGGCAGCCACCGCAACTGCTCCGAG TCCTTCCTGGAGGCAGCCAGCATCATGAGCCAGCTCTCCCACAAGCACCTGGTGCTGCTGCACGGCGTCAGCCTCGGGAAGGACA GTATCATGGTGCAGGAGTACGTCAGGTACGGACCCCTGGACCTCTACCTGAAGAAGAACCAAGGTGAGGGCAAGGTGACCACAAGCTGGAAGCTGCAGGTGGCCAAGCAGCTGGCGTACGCCCTCAACTACCTG GACAAGAAAATCACCCACGGCAACGTCTCCGCTAAGAAGGTGCTGCTGACCCGGGAGGGGGACGCAGCCAGCGGCAGCCCCCCCTTCATCAAGCTCAACGACCCCGGAGTCAGTGTCTCTGTCCTGGCCAAGGAGA TGCTGGTGGAGCGCATCCCCTGGGTGGCCCCCGAGTGCCTCAGTGACCCCAAGAGCCTGGCGCTGCCGGCCGACAAGTGGAGCTTCGGGGCGACCCTCTGGGAGATCTTCAGTGGTGGCAACATGCCCGTCAGCCTGCTGGAGCCCCAGAAG AAGCTGGATTTCTACCGGAGCAGCCTCCAGCTCCCTGCGCCCAAGTGGACGGAGCTGGCCACGCTCATCGCGCAGTGCATGGACTACCAGCCCGGCCGCCGGCCCTGCTTCCGTGCCCTCATCCGGGACCTCAACAGCCTCATCACCTCGG ATTACGAGCTGCTCTCGGACCTGTCACCCACCGACGTGACGCTGCGGGACAGTTTCTGGGGGTACGAGCCCCTCGCCACGTGCCAGGACCCCACGCACTTCGAGGAGCGGCACCTCAAGTACATCTCGCTGCTGGGCAAG GGCAATTTTGGGAGCGTGGAGCTGTGCCGCTACGACCCGCTGGGCGACAGCACGGGGGAGCTGGTGGCGGtgaagaagctgcagcaggattCGGCCAAGGAGCTGCGGGATTTCGAGAGGGAGATCCACAtcctgcactcgctccagcacgaTTTCATCGTCCAGTACCGGGGCGTGTGTTACAGCCGGG GGCGGCGCGGGCTACGGCTGGTGATGGAGTACTTGCCCAACGGCTGCCTGCGGGACTACCTGCAGAAGAACCAGCCCCGCCTGGACCACAGGACCCTGCTCCTCTATGCCTGGCAGATCTGCAAG GGCATGGAGTACCTGGGGTCGCAGCGCTGCGTGCACCGGGACCTGGCCAGCAGGAACATCCTGGTGGAGAGCGAGACCCACGTCAAGATCGGGGATTTCGGGCTGGCCAAGCTGCTGCCGCAGGACAAGGACTATTACGTGGTGCGGGAACCCGGCCAGAGCCCCGTCTTCTG GTACGCGCCCGAATCCCTGGCAGACAACATCTTCTCCCGGGCATCCGATGTCTGGAGCTTTGGGGTCCTCCTCTACGAGCTCTTCACCTACAGCAACAAGAGCAAGAGCCCCTCGGAG GAGTTCCTCCGCATGATGGGCACCGAGAAGATGACGCAGATCATCTGCCACTTGCTGGAGCTCCTCAAGGACAACCGGCGTCTCCCGGCGCCATTCGGCTGCCCGGTGGAG gtcTACATGCTGATGCTGAGCTGCTGGGTTTTCAGCCCCGGGGCCAGACCCACCTTCGGGGAGCTGGCCCCCAAGATCGAGGCGCTGCGGGACAGCCGGAGCAAAGCCCGTGggtag
- the B3GNT3 gene encoding N-acetyllactosaminide beta-1,3-N-acetylglucosaminyltransferase 3: protein MTPKRSTLSSPQSAPRLPPPTPAPCVANTSMHKIDGFAKLPGHVQDFMRYQHCRFFPELLGVPDKCGGPNGSPNVFLLLAIKSSPMNYERREVIRRTWGQERTFEGALIRRVFLVGVTTITRDAKKLNWLLRLEQEEHGDMLQWDFKDTFFNLTLKQVLFHSWLEEHCPGVRFIFNGDDDVFVNTDNVIHFAMATQGSSEEQHLMVGQLFINSRPIRLQRSKYFVPTQLMASNHYPPYCGGGGMLMSGFTARVIARESRDIKLFPIDDVYLGMCLQKAGLLPASHTAIRTMGMGVPANTDPFDPCYYREMLLVHRFVPYEMAAMWQAIHEPHLNCSKKVSVF from the coding sequence ATGACCCCCAAGCGTAgcaccctctccagcccccagtcagcccccaggctccccccgcCAACCCCTGCCCCCTGCGTGGCCAACACCTCGATGCACAAGATCGACGGCTTCGCCAAACTGCCCGGCCACGTGCAGGACTTCATGCGGTACCAGCACTGCCGGTTCTTCCCGGAGCTGCTGGGCGTCCCCGACAAGTGTGGGGGGCCCAATGGGTCCCCCAACGTCTTCCTCCTCTTGGCCATCAAGTCATCGCCGATGAACTACGAGCGGCGGGAGGTGATCCGCAGGacctgggggcaggagaggaccTTCGAAGGAGCCTTAATCCGCCGGGTTTTCCTCGTGGGGGTGACCACCATCACCCGGGATGCCAAGAAGCTCAACTGGCTGCTgcggctggagcaggaggagcacgGGGACATGCTGCAGTGGGACTTCAAGGACACCTTCTTCAACCTGACGCTGAAGCAGGTTCTCTTCCACTCCTGGCTGGAGGAACACTGCCCCGGCGTCCGCTTCATCTTCAACGGGGACGACGACGTCTTCGTCAACACGGACAACGTCATCCACTTTGCGATGGCCACCCAGGGCAGCAGCGAGGAGCAGCATCTCATGGTGGGGCAGCTCTTCATCAATAGCAGACCCATCCGTTTACAGCGCAGCAAGTACTTCGTGCCCACGCAGCTCATGGCCTCCAACCACTACCCGCCCTACTGTGGCGGTGGCGGGATGCTCATGTCCGGCTTCACCGCCCGCGTCATCGCCCGGGAATCGCGGGACATCAAGCTCTTCCCCATTGACGACGTCTACCTGGGCATGTGCTTGCAGAAGGCAGGGCTCCTGCCCGCTTCCCACACCGCCATCCGGACCATGGGCATGGGGGTACCAGCCAACACCGACCCCTTCGATCCCTGCTACTACCGGGAGATGCTGCTGGTGCACCGCTTCGTGCCCTACGAGATGGCGGCGATGTGGCAGGCCATCCACGAGCCCCACCTCAACTGCAGCAAGAAGGTGAGCGTCTTCTAG
- the SLC5A5 gene encoding sodium/iodide cotransporter translates to MPGQGLPPPAAATLAAPGSLEVWVPERLTFSLWDYGVFGLMLLISTGIGLFHGLAKGGQKTSEDFFTGGRQMSALPVGLSLSASFMSAVQVLGVPAEAYRYGAKFLWMCVGQLLNTLLTAQLFLPVFYRLGLTSTYEYLERRFSRSVRLCGTLQYVVATVLYTGIVIYAPALILNQVTGLDIWASLLSTGVICTFYTTVGGMKAVIWTDVFQVMVMLSGFIAIIIRGVLLVGGPAKVLSIATNGSRVNFGDFNPDPRSRYTVWTFLLGGTLVWLSMYGVNQAQVQRYVACRTEREARMALLVNQVGLFCIVSSAVACGLVMFALYKDCDPLLAGYISAPDQYVPYLVLDIFETSPGVPGLFLACAYSGTLSTASTSINAMAAVTVEDLVKPRLPALSPRRLTLISKGLSLIYGTSCITVAALASLLGGGVLQGSFTVMGVISGPLLGAFVLGMFLPMCSTAGVLGGLGAGFALSFWVAVGGTLYPPSAATMGVLPAAGALCPLYNRTAGANRTVLLGPLPHRQQPPAPPRPAVVGDFYAISYLYYGALGTLTTVVAGVLLSSLPGSTKRTRPPPGVLWWDIAKQTSSLSPMATETPGEEPPGKAGAPQALPARPDGDGGPPRAPSEPGAATELLLQETHV, encoded by the exons ATGCCCGGCCAGGGGCTTCCCCCCCCTGCAGCCGCCACGCTGGCCGCGCCGGGGAGCCTGGAGGTGTGGGTGCCGGAGCGGCTCACCTTCAGCCTCTGGGACTACGGTGTCTTCGGGCTGATGCTGCTGATCTCCACCGGCATCGGGCTCTTCCACGGCCTCGCCAAAGGCGGCCAGAAAACCTCGGAGGATTTTTTCACGGGGGGACGACAGATGTCGGCGCTGCCCGTGGGGCTCTCGCTCTCTGCCAGCTTCATGTCGGCCGTGCAGGTGCTGGGGGTGCCGGCGGAGGCTTATCGCTACGGAGCCAAATTCCTCTGGATGTGCGTGGGGCAGCTGCTCAACACCCTGCTCACCGCCCAGCTCTTCCTCCCCGTCTTCTACCGCCTGGGGCTCACTAGCACCTATGAG TACCTGGAGCGGCGGTTCAGCAGGAGCGTTCGGCTGTGCGGGACCTTGCAGTACGTGGTGGCCACG GTGCTGTACACGGGGATCGTCATCTACGCCCCTGCCCTGATCCTCAACCAAG TGACCGGTCTGGACATCTGGGCGTCCCTGCTCTCCACCGGGGTCATCTGCACCTTCTACACCACCGTA GGTGGGATGAAGGCTGTCATCTGGACGGACGTCTTCCAGGTCATGGTGATGCTCTCCGGCTTCATCGCCATCATCATCCGGGGGGTGCTGTTGGTGGGGGGTCCCGCCAAGGTGCTGAGCATCGCCACCAACGGCTCCAGGGTGAACTTCGGCGA CTTCAACCCGGACCCACGGAGCCGGTACACGGTCTGGACCTTCCTGCTGGGTGGCACGCTGGTCTGGCTCTCCATGTACGGCGTCAACCAGGCCCAGGTCCAGCGCTACGTGGCCTGCAGGACCGAGAGGGAGGCCAGGAT GGCGCTGCTGGTGAATCAAGTGGGGCTCTTCTGCATCGTCTCCAGCGCGGTGGCCTGTGGCCTTGTGATGTTTGCGCTCTACAAGGACTGCGATCCCCTCCTCGCCGGCTACATCTCGGCCCCGGATCAG TACGTGCCCTACCTGGTCCTTGATATCTTTGAGACGTCcccgggggtgccggggctgTTCCTGGCCTGTGCCTACAGCGGGACCCTCAG CACGGCCTCCACCAGCATCAACGCCATGGCGGCCGTCACCGTCGAGGACCTCGTCAAGCCCAGGCTGCCCGCGCTGTCACCGCGGAGGCTGACCCTCATCTCCAAGGGGCTGT CGCTCATCTACGGCACCTCGTGCATCACGGTGGCGGCCCTGGCCTCGCTGCTGGGCGGTGGCGTGCTGCAG ggctcctTCACCGTCATGGGGGTGATCAGCGGCCCGCTGCTGGGGGCCTTCGTCCTGGGCATGTTCCTGCCGATGTGCAGCACGGCC GGTGTGCTGGGGGGCCTGGGGGCCGGTTTCGCCCTCTCCTTCTGGGTGGCCGTGGGGGGGACCCTCTACCCCCCCAGCGCGGCCACCATGGGGGTGCTGCCCGCCGCCGGAGCCCTCTGCCCGCTCTACAACCGCACCGCCGGCGCCAACCGCACCGTCCTGCTGGGACCCCTGCCCCACCgccagcagccccccgccccgccacg gccgGCCGTCGTGGGTGACTTCTACGCCATCTCCTACCTGTACTACGGGGCGCTGGGGACCCTCACCACGGTGGTGGCAGGGGTCCTGCTCAGCTCCCTGCCAG GGTCGACCAAGCGGACGCGGCCACCCCCGGGCGTGCTGTGGTGGGACATCGCGAAGCAGACGTCCTCGCTGTCCCCCATGGCCACCGAGACCCCCGGGGAAGAGCCCCCGGGCAAGGCCGGAGCCCCCCAGGCGCTGCCGGCAAGGCCGGATGGGGACGGcggccccccccgagccccctctgAGCCCGGTGCTGCCACCGAGCTGCTGCTACAGGAGACCCACGTGTAG
- the JAK3 gene encoding tyrosine-protein kinase JAK3 isoform X1 translates to MAPLGEDTPLIGERSCSLSSTETGTLQVYLYHQAPNARSPPGTAAGFLTFSFGEYTAEELCVCAAKACGVLPVCHPLFALATEDLSCWFPPNHLFTVDESRSQVVVYRIRFFFPNWCGLGQSHRFQLLNDRASPVLDYPVIDYLFAQSRSDFIGGRVAVALSLPTQEECLSLAVLDMLRIAKEKRQSPDEVFSHVSYKSCIPEPLRCQIQQHSFLTRKRIRRRFSKSLRKIGGCQTDGRYLKLKYLLDLERLQRRWAEESFHVRSPGSAAAIAIHVAGESGVSWSCVGSESRQHFCDFPDIADISIKQASREGSPVENRVVTLTKTDNRVLEVEFPTLREARSFVALIDGYYRLTADAHHYFCKEVAPPRLLEDVENQCHGPISSEFAVNKLKVAGSRPGLYLLRRSPQDFDSYLLTVCAETRSGQDYKRCLIRRDEDGNFWLSGVARRFCSLRELLGTYGRRGLQAEGARMRLAACCPPLPKDKSNLLIVRSGCPRPPGSPAAPRRSLNQMTFHKIDPQSLTRGESLGQGSFTQIYKGVKRDQEEDGYYQTEVVLKVMDGSHRNCSESFLEAASIMSQLSHKHLVLLHGVSLGKDSIMVQEYVRYGPLDLYLKKNQGEGKVTTSWKLQVAKQLAYALNYLEDKKITHGNVSAKKVLLTREGDAASGSPPFIKLNDPGVSVSVLAKEMLVERIPWVAPECLSDPKSLALPADKWSFGATLWEIFSGGNMPVSLLEPQKKLDFYRSSLQLPAPKWTELATLIAQCMDYQPGRRPCFRALIRDLNSLITSDYELLSDLSPTDVTLRDSFWGYEPLATCQDPTHFEERHLKYISLLGKGNFGSVELCRYDPLGDSTGELVAVKKLQQDSAKELRDFEREIHILHSLQHDFIVQYRGVCYSRGRRGLRLVMEYLPNGCLRDYLQKNQPRLDHRTLLLYAWQICKGMEYLGSQRCVHRDLASRNILVESETHVKIGDFGLAKLLPQDKDYYVVREPGQSPVFWYAPESLADNIFSRASDVWSFGVLLYELFTYSNKSKSPSEEFLRMMGTEKMTQIICHLLELLKDNRRLPAPFGCPVEVYMLMLSCWVFSPGARPTFGELAPKIEALRDSRSKARG, encoded by the exons ATGGCCCCCCTGGGCGAGGACACCCCGCTGATCGGGGAGCgctcctgcagcctctcctccaCCGAGACCGGCACCCTCCAGGTGTACCTGTACCACCAGGCCCcgaacgcccgcagcccccccggcaccgccgccggcTTCCTCACCTTCAGTTTCGGCGAGTACACGGCTGAGGAGCTGTGCGTCTGCGCCGCCAAAGCCTGCG GCGTGCTGCCCGTCTGCCACCCGCTCTTCGCCCTGGCCACCGAGGATCTCAGCTGCTGGTTCCCCCCCAACCACCTCTTCACCGTCGATGAGTCCCGCAGCCAGGTCGTGGTGTACAGGATCAG GTTCTTCTTCCCCAACTGGTGCGGGCTGGGACAGTCCCACCGCTTCCAGCTGCTGAACGACCGGGCCAGCCCCGTCCTGGACTACCCCGTCATCGATTACCTTTTTGCCCAG TCCCGCAGCGATTTCATCGGGGGGCGCGTGGCGGTGGCGCTGAGCCTGCCCACGCAGGAGGAGTGCCTGAGCCTGGCCGTGCTGGACATGCTGCGCATCGCCAAGGAGAAGCGGCAGAGCCCAGATGAGGTCTTCAGCCACGtcag ctaCAAATCCTGCATCCCCGAGCCGCTGCGGTGCCAGATCCAGCAGCACAGCTTCCTCACCCGCAAGCGCATCCGCCGCCGCTTCAGCAAATCCCTGCGGAAGATCGGGGGCTGCCAGACAGACGGACGCTACCTGAAGCTCAAGTACCTGCTGGACCTGGAGCGGCTGCAGCGGCGCTGGGCGGAGGAGAGCTTCCACGTGCGCtcgccgggctccgccgccgccatcgccatCCACGTGGCCGGCGAGAGCGGCGTCTCCTGGAGCTGCGTCGGCTCCGAG AGCCGCCAGCACTTCTGCGACTTCCCCGACATCGCCGACATCAGCATCAAGCAGGCGAGCCGGGAGGGCAGCCCCGTGGAGAACCGCGTCGTCACCCTCACCAAGACGGACAACAGGGTGCTG GAGGTGGAGTTCCCCACGCTGCGGGAAGCCCGCTCCTTCGTGGCTCTCATCGACGGCTACTACCGCCTGACGGCAGATGCCCACCATTACTTCTGCAAGGAGGtggcccccccccggctcctggaGGACGTGGAGAACCAGTGCCACGGGCCCATCAG CTCTGAGTTTGCGGTGAACAAGCTGAAGGTGGCGGGGAGCCGGCCGGGGCTGTACCTGCTGCGCCGCAGCCCGCAGGACTTCGACAGCTACCTGCTGACCGTCTGCGCCGAG ACCCGCTCCGGCCAGGATTACAAGCGCTGCCTGATCCGCAGGGACGAGGATGGGAACTTCTGGCTCTCGGGGGTGGCCCGGCGGTTCTGCAGCctgcgggagctgctgggcaCCTACGGGCGCCgcgggctgcaggcagagggtgcCCGCATGCGCCTGGCTGCCTGCTGCCCGCCCCTGCCCAAAG ataaGTCCAACCTGCTGATCGTGCGGAgcggctgcccccggccccccggctcccccgccgccccccgccgcagccTCAACCAGATGACGTTCCACAAGATCGACCCCCAGAGCCTCACGCGG GGCGagagcctgggccagggctcctTCACCCAGATCTACAAGGGCGTCAAGCGGGACCAGGAGGAGGACGGGTACTACCAGACCGAGGTGGTGCTCAAGGTCATGGACGGCAGCCACCGCAACTGCTCCGAG TCCTTCCTGGAGGCAGCCAGCATCATGAGCCAGCTCTCCCACAAGCACCTGGTGCTGCTGCACGGCGTCAGCCTCGGGAAGGACA GTATCATGGTGCAGGAGTACGTCAGGTACGGACCCCTGGACCTCTACCTGAAGAAGAACCAAGGTGAGGGCAAGGTGACCACAAGCTGGAAGCTGCAGGTGGCCAAGCAGCTGGCGTACGCCCTCAACTACCTG gagGACAAGAAAATCACCCACGGCAACGTCTCCGCTAAGAAGGTGCTGCTGACCCGGGAGGGGGACGCAGCCAGCGGCAGCCCCCCCTTCATCAAGCTCAACGACCCCGGAGTCAGTGTCTCTGTCCTGGCCAAGGAGA TGCTGGTGGAGCGCATCCCCTGGGTGGCCCCCGAGTGCCTCAGTGACCCCAAGAGCCTGGCGCTGCCGGCCGACAAGTGGAGCTTCGGGGCGACCCTCTGGGAGATCTTCAGTGGTGGCAACATGCCCGTCAGCCTGCTGGAGCCCCAGAAG AAGCTGGATTTCTACCGGAGCAGCCTCCAGCTCCCTGCGCCCAAGTGGACGGAGCTGGCCACGCTCATCGCGCAGTGCATGGACTACCAGCCCGGCCGCCGGCCCTGCTTCCGTGCCCTCATCCGGGACCTCAACAGCCTCATCACCTCGG ATTACGAGCTGCTCTCGGACCTGTCACCCACCGACGTGACGCTGCGGGACAGTTTCTGGGGGTACGAGCCCCTCGCCACGTGCCAGGACCCCACGCACTTCGAGGAGCGGCACCTCAAGTACATCTCGCTGCTGGGCAAG GGCAATTTTGGGAGCGTGGAGCTGTGCCGCTACGACCCGCTGGGCGACAGCACGGGGGAGCTGGTGGCGGtgaagaagctgcagcaggattCGGCCAAGGAGCTGCGGGATTTCGAGAGGGAGATCCACAtcctgcactcgctccagcacgaTTTCATCGTCCAGTACCGGGGCGTGTGTTACAGCCGGG GGCGGCGCGGGCTACGGCTGGTGATGGAGTACTTGCCCAACGGCTGCCTGCGGGACTACCTGCAGAAGAACCAGCCCCGCCTGGACCACAGGACCCTGCTCCTCTATGCCTGGCAGATCTGCAAG GGCATGGAGTACCTGGGGTCGCAGCGCTGCGTGCACCGGGACCTGGCCAGCAGGAACATCCTGGTGGAGAGCGAGACCCACGTCAAGATCGGGGATTTCGGGCTGGCCAAGCTGCTGCCGCAGGACAAGGACTATTACGTGGTGCGGGAACCCGGCCAGAGCCCCGTCTTCTG GTACGCGCCCGAATCCCTGGCAGACAACATCTTCTCCCGGGCATCCGATGTCTGGAGCTTTGGGGTCCTCCTCTACGAGCTCTTCACCTACAGCAACAAGAGCAAGAGCCCCTCGGAG GAGTTCCTCCGCATGATGGGCACCGAGAAGATGACGCAGATCATCTGCCACTTGCTGGAGCTCCTCAAGGACAACCGGCGTCTCCCGGCGCCATTCGGCTGCCCGGTGGAG gtcTACATGCTGATGCTGAGCTGCTGGGTTTTCAGCCCCGGGGCCAGACCCACCTTCGGGGAGCTGGCCCCCAAGATCGAGGCGCTGCGGGACAGCCGGAGCAAAGCCCGTGggtag